TGATTTGAATGAAGAAGAGCAGGTGAAACATATATTTGAGTGGGAATACCCATTTGAACAGGCGACGAAGTTCCAATCGAAACAAACGGTTTCCGAATTGAAAGCGGGACTTGATTCAGATTACAGTGATGACCGGTTTATTTTTTCATTTCGTCCTGATTTTGCTGAACGCCCCGGATTTCTTCAACAAAATCTTTTGAAACCCTCTGAAAAAGGGACGCTGATGCATATGGTAATGCAACTGATCGACTTACAACACACATCCGAACAAGAGCTGAACGATCAGCTTCAAAATTGGGTGTCAGAGAATCGCTTAAGTATTGAGGAAGCCAAACAGCTCAATGTAGCTCAAGCTGCAGCGTTTTTCAAAACAACGATTGGTCAGGAAATGAAACAAGCTGAAGAGGTGTGGCGGGAATTGCCCTTTACTCATGCGATCCCCGCAGAATCCGCGTATCCGGATTGGCAAAAAGAAAAGGGGGAAGAAGATGTTTTCATTCAGGGGATGGTCGATGTTATATTTCGAAATAGCACAGGAGAACTCATTATGATTGATTATAAAACGGATCAGATCTCACAAGACTTGGCTTCTGATGAAGCCGTCGCTGCCCACTTCTCAGAAAAGTATAAGGTTCAGCTTGAATTTTATCAAAAAGCAATCGAGAGCAGCTGGAATGAACCAATTGAGAGCTGTTTGCTTTATCTGATGGAAGCTGATCAAATCGTAGAAGTTCACTCGAAATAACCGTTAAGGACATCGCTATTTCTATTTACAACTATCATAATGGTGGAATTGTTCGAGGAATTGTCACCTTCTTGCATTGAATCCTTTGTTTTTTCATATATAATCGAAGTAGATTAAGGATTCGGAATCCAGTAAGAGTCAATGAGAGGTGATTAAAGCGATGATCTACTATTTCATAACAAAAGAAGAACTGGCATTTGCCCTCGAGGAAGAGGAGTACTTCCCTGATTATTTTGATGACACAGGTTATATATCCTGCGTTTCTGAGAAAACAGTTCCCGCAATGATAGCAGAATTGAATACTGATCAGGAATACGTGATTCTCAAATTTGATGATCAGCTCCTCGAAAGTGCTGTAATCTATGAAGATATCGAGGATACAGGAATTATGCAGCCTCATGTATATGGATTTCTTAATATGGACGCGCTGATTGAAGCGGAAGAAGTCGAGCGAACGAAAATTAAAATACCTACCTGAATTTGAAAAACCCCGGATCATATCAATATGATCCGGGGTTTTATCGCTTTTGAAGAATTCAATTACTTTACTGCTTCCTTCATAAACTCTTCATAGGTTATTTTCTTGTTTACAATGGAACCGTCATCTTTTATATCAATAATCCGTGTAGCGAGGGTCTGATTCATTTGTAAATCATGCGTTGTGAAAATCATTGCACCCTTAAAACTGATGAGGCCATTATTCAATGCGGTGATACTCTCGAGATCCAAATGGTTTGTAGGCTCATCGAGTAGAAGGACATTTGCGCCGCTTAACATCATCTTTGATAACATACAACGTACTTTTTCTCCTCCGGATAAGACAGAAGCACTTTTTTTCGCTTCTTCACCTGAAAAGAGCATTCTTCCTAAGAAACCTCTGATAAATGTTTCAGTTTGGTCCTCCGGTGAATATTGTCTGAGCCATTCAACTAAAGGCATATCCTGGCCTTCAAAATAAGGACTGTTATCTCTTGGGAAATAAGCCTGTGAGGTTGTGATTCCCCATTTATAAGAGCCTTCGTCAGGTTCGATTTCACCCATTAGAATTTGCATCAAAGCAGACTTGGCCATTTCGTTGGAACCAGTCAAGGCAACTTTATCGTCTCGATCAAGAATAAAGCTGACATTATCCAACACTTTCACACCATTGATTGTCTTACTTACTCCTTCAACTGTCAAAAGATCGTTTCCGATCTCTCGTTCTGGTTTGAAGGCAATGTAAGGATATTTTCTTGAAGAAGGCTGGATATCATCCAATTCAATCTTATCCAGTAATTTCTTCCGGGAAGTGGCCTGTTTTGATTTGGAGGCATTCGCACTGAATCTTGCAATAAATTGTTTCAGTTCCTCGATTTTCTCTTCTTTTTTCTTGTTTTGATCCTGCGCCATACGAAGTGCAAGTTGACTTGATTCATACCAGAAATCATAGTTCCCGACATACAGTTGAATTTTCCCATAATCTAAATCTGCAATGTGCGTGCAGACATGATTCAAAAAGTGGCGGTCATGGGATACGACAATGACTGTATTCTTAAATTGAATCAGAAATTCTTCAAGCCAGTGGATCGCTTCCATATCCAGACCATTTGTCGGCTCATCAAGAAGCAGTACATCGGGATTGCCAAACAGTGCTTGTGCAAGAAGAATCTTTACTTTATCTGATTCTGGAAGTTCTGAAAGCGTCTTGTCATGCGCCGAAGCGTGAATACCCAATCCTTTCAGAAGCAAAGCGGCATCTGATTCAGCCTCATAACCATTCATTTCAGCAAATTCACCTTCGAGTTCAGCAGCTTTCATGCCATCTTCATCAGAAAAATCCGGTTTCATATAAATAGCATCTTTTTCCTGACGGACCTTGTAAAGTCTTTCATGTCCCATAACAACAACATCGAGGACATTTTCAGAATCATATGCATAGTGATCTTGACGAAGTACAGCCATTCGATGGTCTGGCGGAAGTGAAACATTCCCCGCTTGAGCATCGAGGTCTCCTGAAAGTATTTTCAGAAAAGTTGATTTTCCTGCACCATTTGCCCCGATTAAACCGTAACAATTGCCCGGTGTGAATTTAATTGTGACATCTTCAAATAACTTCTGATCGCCAAAGCGAAGACTTACTCCATTTACGTTTAACATGTTTATACATCATCCTTCTCATTAAAATCCTCATGAATTATAACATCTTTTGATGAAGATTACGAATCTTGTTTCAGCTGTTATTTCACTCATTCACAATTCTGACACATGTAAGCGAATTCAGAAATTTTTGTGAAACAATTCACATTTTAGACATAGATTTTTTATTTCAGCCATTATACAATGAACTCAGTTAGTTAAGTGAAATACTTCACAATCTTTTTAGGAGGCGTTAACTATGGCAGTTGAAGAGAAAGACTTAAAGAAACAAGGAAGTACAGAGGCAATGATCAACAAACTCGTTCAAAAAGGACAAGAAGCATATGAATCATTTTTGAACTACAACCAAGAGGAAATCGATCAGATCGTTAAAGAAATGGCATTGGCAGGTCTTGATCAGCACATGCCGCTTGCAAAAATGGCAGTTGAAGAGACAGGACGTGGTGTGTATGAAGATAAAATCATCAAGAACATTTTCGCCACTGAATATGTCTATCATGGTATAAAATATGATAAAACTGTTGGGGTCGTCAGTGAGAATGAACATGAAGAAATGATTGAAATTGCTGAGCCAGTGGGTGTTGTTGCCGGTGTTACACCAGTGACGAACCCGACGTCCACAACGATGTTTAAAATTCTGATTGCAATTAAAACGAGAAACCCGATTATTTTCGCATTTCACCCTTCTGCACAGAAATGCAGTTCTAAAGCAGCTGAAATCCTTTATGAAGCTGCACTGAAAGCTGGGGCACCAGAAGGTTGTATCCAGTGGGTTCCAAAACCATCGATTGATGCAACGCAGGCACTGATGAATC
This Salisediminibacterium beveridgei DNA region includes the following protein-coding sequences:
- a CDS encoding ABC-F family ATP-binding cassette domain-containing protein, yielding MLNVNGVSLRFGDQKLFEDVTIKFTPGNCYGLIGANGAGKSTFLKILSGDLDAQAGNVSLPPDHRMAVLRQDHYAYDSENVLDVVVMGHERLYKVRQEKDAIYMKPDFSDEDGMKAAELEGEFAEMNGYEAESDAALLLKGLGIHASAHDKTLSELPESDKVKILLAQALFGNPDVLLLDEPTNGLDMEAIHWLEEFLIQFKNTVIVVSHDRHFLNHVCTHIADLDYGKIQLYVGNYDFWYESSQLALRMAQDQNKKKEEKIEELKQFIARFSANASKSKQATSRKKLLDKIELDDIQPSSRKYPYIAFKPEREIGNDLLTVEGVSKTINGVKVLDNVSFILDRDDKVALTGSNEMAKSALMQILMGEIEPDEGSYKWGITTSQAYFPRDNSPYFEGQDMPLVEWLRQYSPEDQTETFIRGFLGRMLFSGEEAKKSASVLSGGEKVRCMLSKMMLSGANVLLLDEPTNHLDLESITALNNGLISFKGAMIFTTHDLQMNQTLATRIIDIKDDGSIVNKKITYEEFMKEAVK
- a CDS encoding DUF952 domain-containing protein; the encoded protein is MIYYFITKEELAFALEEEEYFPDYFDDTGYISCVSEKTVPAMIAELNTDQEYVILKFDDQLLESAVIYEDIEDTGIMQPHVYGFLNMDALIEAEEVERTKIKIPT